The Quercus robur chromosome 3, dhQueRobu3.1, whole genome shotgun sequence DNA segment tctgttttcttgcacactcttgagcaatcttcacactatctcactcactacccttacaacaatcccacctaaatacagggttactaaatgctgaattacaagcaaatttggcacggaataaagccaattagatggttgaataaattcaaccttacaataagGTAGAggtgtatgttgatgatatgatagtgAAATACAAGGATAGAGGAAGCCGCACCATAAATTTGAGGAAGTTCTTCGAGAGGATTAAAGAGTATAGGCTCAGATTGAACCCACAAAAGTGTACCTTTGGAGTAACCGCTGAAAAATTACTAGGCTTCTTAGTGAGTAATAGAGGAATAGAAGTTGACTCATCCAAGATCAAAGCCATATTGGAGATGCCATCGCccaaaagtgagaaagagataAGGGGTTTCTTGGGTTGATTACAATACATTAGTCGATTCATTTCCAAGTTCACTTCCGCTTATGAGCCCACCTTCAAACTCCTAAGGAAGAATGAACCACATACATGGAATGATGGTGCCAAAAAGCCTCTGAACTTATCAAGGAATATCTCCTCCACCCACCTATCCTAGTGTCTCCACAACATGGAAAACCCTTACTCCTAAACCTCTCTATTATAGGGGACATGGTTGGAAGTATGTTTGCACAAGAAGACGATGACAAGAATGAGAGGGCCATATACTATTTGAGTAAGAGGTTCCATGATTATGAGACTAGGTACACTCCCATAGAAAAGTCATGCTTTGCACTTATTTGGGTCATACAGAAATTGAGACATATCATCTTACCTTTCCAAATATGGGTGATAGCAAGAATGGACCCATTGAAGTACCTCTTTAAGAAACCTGCTTTAAGTGGAGGATTTTCAAGATGGTTGATCTTATTGGAAGAATTTGATTTGAAGTTTGTGGTTAGGAAAACTATCAAAGGAAGCGTCATGTCAGATTTCTGTGCCGAAAATCCTATAGGGGGGAAATGATAAAGAAGACTTTTTAGATGAAGATATTTTGGATGTTGAGTTAGGGACATGGAATATGTACTTTGATAGAGTCGTAAATCAATATAGGAATGGGATAGGAATACTCTTGATCACTCCTGAGAGATCTCACATACCTTTGGAAATTAAATAGAACTTTGAAGCAACTAATAACATGGCTGAGTATGCGGCTTGCATTGTCGAAATGGAAGCTCTTCGAGAATTGGGGGTAAAGGAGGCTAAAGTCTTTGGTGATTTAACTTTGGTTATAGCCTAAGCACAAAAGTTGTGGATGGTGAAGGAGGAACATTTGAAGCCTTATCAACAATACTTGGAGGACTTGACCAAGACCTTTGACAAGATTGAGTACATGATCATCCCTAGAGCTCAAACTCAATTTGCGGATGCCTTAGCTACCTTAGCCTGCATGGTTGAAATACCCAAGGGAGTATGGACACGACCCTTGGAGATTGAGCAAAGTTATGAGGAAGTGCACAAAAGGAAGACTGAAGCTTCAGTAATGACCATAGAGGAAGAGGAAGCCCCGTGGTACTATGGCATCATGAAGTACTTGGAACTAGGGGCATATCCGGATGGTGCCGACAAGAGAGAACATTGTTCCATTAGAATGATGGCAACATAATATATCCTATATGGAGGACAACTCTATAGAAAGATCCTATGATGGCATACACCTTCATtgcttaaagaaaaaagaagctgAGAGAGTAATGGAAGAAGTTTATCAAGGGATTTGTGGCCCTTATATGAATGAAAGAATATTAGCCAAGAAAATCCTAAGGATAGGGTACTTCTGGAATACAATGGAAACCAATTGTATGGACTATGTGAAGAGTTGCCATGATTGTCAAATGCACGCCACCTTGAACCATGTACCACCTAGTGAGTTGTATAGCATGACTTCTCCATGGCCATTCTTGGTTTGGGGCATAGATGTGATCGGAAGCATAGGTCATACGGCTTCAAATAAGCatgaatatattttattagcaattgactatttcaccaagtgggtggaGGTAGCCTTCTACTCCGTATTAGAGGCTAAGCATGTGGcttggtttttaaaaaacaacatcataTGTCGGTTTGGGGTGCCATAAGAGATCATTTTTGATAATGGTTCCCACTTTGAAAGGGAGGTTCGAAGGATCATGGAGTTGTACAACATTGAGCATCACAAGTCTTCACCATATCGACCACAAGCCAATGGTGCTGTAGAAGCAAGTAATACGAATGTGAAGAACATCCTAGCCATGACGGTTGTGACATACAAAGATTGGGCCAAGAAGCTTTCGTTTGCCTTATGGGGTTATAGAACTTCTATCCGTGCAAGCCAAGGTCATAGAAGAGGATTAGGTTAAGGCAAGATATGAATAATTGGCTTCAATATATGAGAAGAGGGCTAAGGTACAATTGATGGAAATATGCATGTACGCAGtggaaaattaacggatctacttcattcgaaattgataacatgtgctatgtaagtttcagaatataagaacaagagtgtaccttggtgtggtgaatttcaaaacaaagatcGGAAGTTCTTGAgaaaacttttaatcttcactccaattccactaacgtccaagaagtgtggtctctcaatcagtttctaTGAGTTTGTTCAAAGGAGAATGAaagagtgtccaacactcacatacaccatttcatgtaaattccaaaaaatctGTATGTTTCTCCCTTTACAACTGATTACTAATTGGGCTGGCtttttgggcctttccaattgggctttagtatgtaGCTTGGAGTGGGAttaaaagggaacaaataagacactagctccaatgggccttgggcttttctgtcaactcttgacaagtccaaagttatcattaattatatttaataccactatataaatataattgcactctagaccttattaataaattatatcccaagactttattgtacatgcaactccttcataaaatattcgtagtaatacaaaatcataaatgaagactgccactttgtagattactacatcttaatccttgagtacccggtttaatcattttaagttattcatcatatatttatgaaatccaattccataaatatatactttagtaatttcttactaaagtggttaggcctagcACTCTGAATAAATGTAcctattaaacttatctcaagggaatattttatatctccgttaaaagactatgaattccatcttaaaaatatatgttccatcaacactaaatgtgactgcccaacatactgaggttttgaccgttactttagaactcactcctaatatatcaaagcaacctacattttatgatcaggtccattattctttTAGGATTAAGATtttatgtaaatagaagtcatgagatttattattcaattgacagtcattaggagaataataaatctcacagcggtccaattcaatatgtcttaactcttaaaacatatcaacatatcaactagaagtctccacttccatgatcaaaacaaatcatcttagttgatatgttatagttttcgcaaatgaaatgcccaatttcatcaccgactatgaACTATAATTCTGAGTCtataaagaacttgtgatttatatcttctgtgacttttcacataaatcacatattatgcatctcatggactatatgataatgtccaaatattcatgttaccattatttcagataataataaaataaatttattaatcacaatattaagtcatacataatgtcatacttatatcatacatagcatcatacaataggatttatgggcactaatcctaacaacaATATCATGCACAAGGTTACCAAAAAAGGATTGCTAGGGCATTC contains these protein-coding regions:
- the LOC126719617 gene encoding uncharacterized protein LOC126719617, coding for MAEYAACIVEMEALRELGEEHLKPYQQYLEDLTKTFDKIEYMIIPRAQTQFADALATLACMVEIPKGVWTRPLEIEQSYEEVHKRKTEASVMTIEEEEAPWYYGIMKYLELGAYPDGADKREHCSIRMMAT